Sequence from the Deinococcus radiotolerans genome:
CAGCATTCAGGAGGCCGCCACGCAACTGGGCGTCAGCCCCCACACGCTGCGCTACTACGACCGTGAGGGCCTGCTGGACGTCCCCCGCGCCACGGGCGGCGAGCGCCGCTACAGTGGCCGCGAACTGACCCTGCTGCGCTTCCTGCTGCACCTGCGCGGCACCGGCATGGGCATGGCGGGCCTGCGCGCCTACATGGCCCTGGTGCGCGAGGGCGAGCACACCGCCCCTGAACGCCGCGCGCTGCTCGTGGCACACGAACAGGAGGTCGAGGCCCGACTGCTCGACCTTCAGGCAGACCTCGGCGCCATCCGCACCAAGATCGCCCGCTACGACGCGCACCTGACCTGCGACGGCACGACCGCACGGCCAAGTCTGGACGGCCCCGTCCTGGCCGCGCAGCGGGCCGCTCCGCAGGAGGTCAACGCTTGAGCGGCCCCGTCCCTCCGCCTCCGACCGGCGCTGCACCGTCCAGTCCGCTGCGCCTCACGGCGGGCCGCTGGCTGGGGATCTACCCGACCATCACCGCGCTGCTCCTGCTGTTGGGGCCCGTCCTGCTCGGCCATTACCCCACGCCGCTGGTGGCCCTGCTCCTGACCGCCATGCTTGTTCCGCTCACCCACTACGTCGTGTTCCCGCTCGTGGAACGCCTGACGCGCGGCTGGGTGCGCTTCCCGGCCCTGCACGGCGCGGCGCACCACCGCGTGGCCCTGCTCGTCTGGGCCGTCACCTACCCCCTGATCACCGCCGTGCTGCTGGTGGTGCTGCCCGTCCTGGCCGGGCGCGCCCCCATCCCCCTGATCACGCTGGCGGTCACGCTCATCGCCGTGCCCATCCAGTCCCTCGTGATCCTGCCCCGCCTGATGCCGCGCGCCCGCCCCTGGATTCTCGGCGCGCAGAGGAGCCCCGCATGACCCCCACCACCCCACTCCCCACCCGTTCCCTGCGCGACCTGACCGTCTCGGCCCTGGGCCTGGGCTGCATGGGCATGAGCGCCTTCTACGGCCCCACCGACCGCGCGCAGAACCTCGACACCCTGGACCGCGCCCTGGAGCTGGGCGTCACCTTCTACGACACCGCCGACATGTACGGCCCGCACACCAACGAGGAACTCCTCGGCGACTGGCTTCAGGACAAACGCGACCGGGTGGTGCTCGCCACGAAGTTCGGCATCCAGATCGCCCCGGACGCGCCCGGCGGACGGCGCATCAACGGTCGGCCCGAATACGTCCGTCAGGCCATCGAGGGGAGCCTGAAGCGCCTGCGCACCGATCACGTCGACCTGTACTACCTGCACCGCGTGGATCCGGAGACGCCCATTGAAGACACCGTTGGCGCGATGGGCCAGCTGGTGCAGGAGGGCCTCGTGCGGGCCATCGGCCTGAGCGAGGTCAGCCCGGATACCCTGCGCCGCGCGAACGCCGTGCACCCCATTACCGCCGTGCAGAGCGAGTACTCCCTGTGGACCCGCGACCCCGAACAGGGCGTCCTGGCCGCCTGCCGCGATCTGGGCGTGGGCTTCGTGCCGTACAGCCCCCTGGGCCGCGGCTTCCTGACCGGCGAGATCAAGAGCCCGGACGATCTGGCCGACGACGACTTCCGCAAGCACAACCCCCGCTTCCAGGGCGAGAACTTCCAGCGGAACCTTGACCTCGTGCGCGAGGTGCAGGCCATGGCCGCGCAGAAGGGTTGCACGCCGTCGCAGCTGGCCCTGGCCTGGGTCCTCGCGCAGGGGGACGATCTCGTGCCGATCCCCGGCACGCGGCGCGTGAAGTACCTGGAGGACAACCTCGGCGCGCTGGATGTGCACCTCACCCCCGCCGACCTAGCCCGCATCGACGCGGCGTTCCCGCCCGGCGCGGCGCAGGGGACCCGCTACCCCGAGGCGACCATGAACAGCCTGAACCGCTGAGCCGAGTGGGCCGGGGGAACGTGGAGGGGGCATGAAGCGCCCCGCCGCGTTCCCCCGGCCCGCTCGTGGCAGCATGGGCGGGTGAATGCCCCCATCCTCCGCACGGCCCTGATCACTGGAGTGGTGATCGCCGCCGTGAACATCCTGTTCGCCGCGCTCGACTACGGCCTGGACACCCTGCCGCCCTGGTTCTACCTCGCGCAGCTGCTGCTGCTGCCCGCCATGCTGCTGCCCATCCGGTACTTCCCGCAGGCGGCGGTCACGCGGGAGTTCCTGCCGCGCGCCGCGCTGTACGCGATGGGCTGGGCGGTGCCGTACGCGATCTACAAGTTCGCGCACGACGCCCTGAGCCCGGCGTTCATGCCCGCTGCGTCGCTCGTGGCCTACCTGATCACGGTCGCGGTGTTCTCGCTGCTGTTCGCCGCGATCCGCAAGCCCACCCGCTGATGCGCCTCGCGGTGCTGGCGGACGTGCACGGCAACGCCTTCGCGCTGCGCGCCGTGCTGGACGGTATTCGCGCGGCGAGCCCCGATCAGGTGCTGAACCTGGGAGACACCGTGTGGGGCTGCGCCGATCCAGCCAGCGCCTGGGCGCTGCAACAGGAGTTCGCGCCGCCCAGCGTGCGCGGCAACACCGACGAACGCGTCGCGGGGCTGCGCGACGGCAAGGAAACCATGCGCGCCTGGGTGCGCGCCGGGCTGCCCGGCGATGTGCCCGCCACTCTGGCCGCCCTGCCCACCCACCTCGACACCGCCGACGGCGAGGTCCGCGTCGCGCACGGCAGCCCCCGCAGTCCCTGGGAGGACCTGATGCTCACTGAGACGGCGGACGGACACACCCGCCCCGCCCACTTCCGGGAACTGCGCGAGCGGCTGGACGGCTTTCGCTTCGATACGGGCGGTCGCGTGTGCATCGTCGGGCACACCCACCGCGAGATGCTGACCGTCGTGGACGGCCTGACCGTGGTGAATGCCGGGCCCGTCTCCCGGCAGAAGGACGGCTTGCCACTGGCCCGCTGGGTGCAGCTCACCCGCCGCGGCGGGGACTGGGACGTGCAATTCCGCCGCGTGCCCTACGACACGCAGGCCGCTGCCACGTGGGCGCGCGCGCATGGTCCGGCCAAGCACGGCGAGCACGAGGCCCGCTGGCTGACCACTGGACGCGAACCCTGACCTTCACCCACAAGAGAAGCGCCTCCCAGGAACGGGAGGCGCTTCCTATTCAGTGAGACTCAGCGGCCAGCGGGGACGAACTCGCGGTCGGCGAAGTCCTCGCGGCGCGGGGCGCGGTCGTCACGGTCACGGCTCCAGCGGCCCTGGCCCTGTCCGCCACGGTTGCCACCCTGGAATCCGCCGCGGTCGCCGCCGCTCTGGCCCTGGTAGCCGCCGCCACGGTTGCCGTAGCCGCCGCCGCCGTTGCCACGGCCACGGTAGCCGCTCTCGTCACGGTCGCCACGGTAGCCGCGGCCACCCTGGTACCCGCCCTGATCGCGGCGCTCGCGGGTGGGCTGCTCGAACAGTTCGGGCAGTTCCTGCGCGATTTCCACCTGCACCTCGCCTTCCAGCGGGCTGGCGGCCATCAGTTTCTCGACGAACTCGCTGGGCACATCGGCCACGGCGCCGCCGCGCCACTGGCGCACCTTGCCGAGGCGGCGGGTGTCCAGGTCGCCGTTGCGGGCCAGGACGGCCACGGCGCGCGCCACGCTCATACGCTCGGCGTGCAGGATGATGGTGGTCAGGCCTTCCTCACCGCTCAGCAGGCTGGCGGCCTTGACGGGCTCGGTCACGCCGCTGATCTTCGCCAGGGCGCGGCTCAGGGCTTCCAGGCCCAGTTCGCTGAACAGACGCTCGGCTTCCGCCTGGAAGTTCGCCGCGGCACTCTCGTCCACCTTGCGGACCATGTCGGCGCTGGCGCGGGCGCTGGCCTGCGCGACTTCCTTGGGCGTGGGCAGGGGACGCTCGATGAAGCGCACGCCAGTGATGCGTTCCAGGCCCGCCACCTCGCGGCCTTCACGGTCGCCGTACATGATGATCGCGGTGCCGGTGCGGCCCGCGCGGCCCGTGCGGCCGGAACGGTGCACGTAGCTCTCGGGGTCCTGGGGCAGGTGGTACTGCACGACCAGGTCGACCTCGGGGATGTCCAGGCCGCGCGCGGCCACGTCGGTGGCGACCAGCACGCCGGCACGGCCGCTGCGGAACGCACCCAGGGCGCGTTCACGCTGGCTCTGCGCCAGGTCGCCGTGCAGCGCCTCGCTCTCGATGCCGCGGTGGATCAGTTCGTTTGCCAGTTCGTCCGCTTCACGCTTGGTGCGGGTGAAGACGATGGCCTTTTCCGGGTTGTACACGGTGAGGAGGTCGGCCAGCACGCGGGTGCGGGTGCGGCCCACTTTCACTTTCAGGTGCTCGACGGTCTGCGCAGCCTGGCTCTTGCCCTCGCCGACCATGTCCACGAGGACCGGGTCGTTGAGGTACTTGCGGGACAGGCGGTTGATATCGTTCGTCAGCGTGGCGCTGAACAGCATCGTCTGACGGGTGTCGGGGGTGCTCTTGAGGATGGTCTCGATGGCGTCGGCGAAGCCCACGCTGAGCATCTCGTCAGCCTCGTCCAGCACGGCGAACTCTACGGCGCTCAGGTCGAGGTTGCCGCGCTCGAGGTGGTCAATCAGGCGGCCGGGGGTGCCGACCACGATGTCCACGCCGCGGCGCAGGGCGTTCTCCTGCGGGCCGTAGCTGGCGCCGCCGTACACAGTGACGGTGGTCAGGTGGGCGCCGCTCTTGCTGAACTCGTCCGCGACCTGCTTGGCGAGTTCGCGGGTGGGGGCCACGACGATGGCGCGGGGCAGGCGGGCACGCTCGCGGCTGGTTTCCAGCTTGCTGAGGATCGGCAGGGCGAACGCGAGGGTCTTGCCGGTGCCGGTGCGGGCGCGGCCGATCATGTCCTTCCCGGCCAGGGTGAGGGGCAGGCTTTCGGCCTGGATGGGGCTGGCTTCCGTGATACCGCGCTCGGCGAGACGCGCCGCGAGTTCGGGCGCAATCAGTTGGTCAAAGTTCATTTGTAGTCCTTTCGGGAAAGCACAGCCCCAGTGACCAGCAAACGCCCTTTGAAACGGCATCCAGCATGTCCTGAAAGTGGGGGCACCTTCCAGCCGCACGGGAACCTCCCGTCGCGGCGCACGAATGAAAATCATAGCTGATCTTCGCTCAGAATGCAAGAGCGCTCGGTCTTGACCTGTTAGTGCGGCCCAGCTGTGCCGTGTGCTGCAAGACCACCGTCGCCGCTCAGTGCGTCAGGGCGCGCGTTCCAGATCTCCAGGCAACAGGCCCCCCAGGCCAATCCAGGCCTGAAGCAGGTCGTCCGGGGTGGGCGCGTGCAGGTGCAGCGCCCTGCCCGTGACCGGGTGCGGAATGGTCAGGAACTGCGCGTGCAGTGCGTGCCGGTTAATCAGTTCCGATGGTCGGCCGTACACCGTGTCCCCCAGGATCGGGCTGCCCAGGTGCGCCAGGTGCACGCGGATCTGGTGGGTGCGGCCCGTGCGGGGCTGCGCGCGCACGAGTGTCAGCGTCCGCCCGTGCCCTTCGGGCCGGACATCCAGGGGCGTGAACAGCGTCTGTGCCTCGCGCGGCAGGGCGCCCCCCACGGTCATGCGCTGGCGCTGCACCGGGTGCCGCCCGATGGGTGCGTCCACGTTCACGCGCTCCTGCGCGCGCCACGTGCCGGCCGCGATGGCCAGGTACGTCTTGCGGGTCTCACGCTCCTTGAATGCCGCCGCCAGCTGAGCGTGCGCCGCGACCGTCTTGGCCACCACGATCACGCCACTGGTGTCCTTGTCCAGCCGGTGCACGATGCCAGGCCGGTACCCGTCCGGGCCGTCAAAGCCGGACTGTTCTGGCAGCGCCATTCGCCCCAGCAGGGCGTTCACCAGGGTGCCGGTCGTGACGCCCGGCGCCGGGTGCGTGACCATGCCCGCCGGTTTGTTCACCGCGATCAGGTGCTCATCCTCGAAGATCACGTCCAGCGGCACCTGTTCGGGTTCGACGGTGGCGTCCGCTGGAGGCGGCACCTGCACCGTCAGGCGCTCACCGCCCCGCAGTTTCAGGCTGGCCTTCGCCGCCACCTCGCCGTCCACCTGCACGTGCCCGGCCTCGATCCACCCGGCCACCTGCGAGCGGCTCACACCACTCAGGGCCGAGACCACAGCGTCCAGGCGGCCCGGTGTGGCCGTGAAGTCCAGCGGGGTGGGGGAGGGCAGGCGGTTCACGCGCCCGAGTGTAGTCGATCCGCACCCCTTGCCCCGGGAGTTCACTCTACCTTCACGCTTCACAGGCGCCTCAATCCGTTCTGGCCGGCCCTGCATATCCCTGGTCGAGCGTACACACACCTGTGCCCCGCACGCCGCTCAAGGGAGAGCCCACATGCCAGAGGACACCCAGCCCACGTCGACCGCCTCACCCGCCGCCTCCCGCCGTCAGTTCATGGGCTACGCCGCCCTGCTCGGCAGTGGCGCGGCGCTCGTCGCCTGCTCGCCCGCCCGGGCCATGACGCCCAGCCAGAAGCAGGACATTGACATCCTGAACTACGCCCTGACGCTGGAGTATCTGGAAGCCGAGTTCTACGCCGCCTTCGATACGGGTGCGTACGCCGCGAACCTGAAGAACGCGCGCGCCAAGGAATACGCCAAAGAACTCGCTGCACACGAGAAGGCCCACGTGGACGCCCTCAAGGCAACCATCAGCAAACTGGGCGGCACGCCCGTCGTGAAGCCCACCTTCGACTTCAGCCCCCTGATCGGCGGGCGCACCGTGGATGACTCTCTGTTCCTGGCCCTGGCCGCCACCCTGGAGCCCGTCGGCGTGCGCGCCTACCTGGGTCAGGTCGCGCGCCTGAGCAACCCGGAACTTGTGGCCGCCGCAGCCGCCATTCACGCCGTGGAAGCCAACCATGTGTCCGGCGTGCAGGAACTGCGCGTGGGCCTGGGTCTGAACACGGCCCCCACCCGCCAGACCGACATTGCCCCGCAGAGCGCGAGCAAGCCCGACAGCACCGCCGCCGCGGATTTCGACGCGAACTACTCGCCCACCCCCACCGCCCTGTGGAAGCCCCTGACCATGCAGCAGGTGCTGGCCATCGTCAGCCCCGTCATCAAGCGCTGAGAACCTCAAGGAGACCCTGACATGAGCAACCGCCGTTCCTTCCTGAAGTTCGCTGGCGCCGGTGCCGGAGCCGTCACCCTGGGCGCCCTGGACCTGTCCGCGCTGGCCGCCACCAGCCCCTCCACCAAGAGCCGCGCACAGGACATCGCGATCCTGAACTATGCGCTGACACTGGAATATCTGGAAGCCGAGTTCTACACCACCTTCGACAGCGGCGCCCTGGCCTCCAAGCTGACCAACACCCGGGTCAAAGAGTACGCCAGGGAACTCGCCGCACAC
This genomic interval carries:
- a CDS encoding MerR family transcriptional regulator, which gives rise to MMPDHPLSIQEAATQLGVSPHTLRYYDREGLLDVPRATGGERRYSGRELTLLRFLLHLRGTGMGMAGLRAYMALVREGEHTAPERRALLVAHEQEVEARLLDLQADLGAIRTKIARYDAHLTCDGTTARPSLDGPVLAAQRAAPQEVNA
- a CDS encoding RluA family pseudouridine synthase, which produces MNRLPSPTPLDFTATPGRLDAVVSALSGVSRSQVAGWIEAGHVQVDGEVAAKASLKLRGGERLTVQVPPPADATVEPEQVPLDVIFEDEHLIAVNKPAGMVTHPAPGVTTGTLVNALLGRMALPEQSGFDGPDGYRPGIVHRLDKDTSGVIVVAKTVAAHAQLAAAFKERETRKTYLAIAAGTWRAQERVNVDAPIGRHPVQRQRMTVGGALPREAQTLFTPLDVRPEGHGRTLTLVRAQPRTGRTHQIRVHLAHLGSPILGDTVYGRPSELINRHALHAQFLTIPHPVTGRALHLHAPTPDDLLQAWIGLGGLLPGDLERAP
- a CDS encoding aldo/keto reductase — translated: MTPTTPLPTRSLRDLTVSALGLGCMGMSAFYGPTDRAQNLDTLDRALELGVTFYDTADMYGPHTNEELLGDWLQDKRDRVVLATKFGIQIAPDAPGGRRINGRPEYVRQAIEGSLKRLRTDHVDLYYLHRVDPETPIEDTVGAMGQLVQEGLVRAIGLSEVSPDTLRRANAVHPITAVQSEYSLWTRDPEQGVLAACRDLGVGFVPYSPLGRGFLTGEIKSPDDLADDDFRKHNPRFQGENFQRNLDLVREVQAMAAQKGCTPSQLALAWVLAQGDDLVPIPGTRRVKYLEDNLGALDVHLTPADLARIDAAFPPGAAQGTRYPEATMNSLNR
- a CDS encoding ferritin-like domain-containing protein codes for the protein MPEDTQPTSTASPAASRRQFMGYAALLGSGAALVACSPARAMTPSQKQDIDILNYALTLEYLEAEFYAAFDTGAYAANLKNARAKEYAKELAAHEKAHVDALKATISKLGGTPVVKPTFDFSPLIGGRTVDDSLFLALAATLEPVGVRAYLGQVARLSNPELVAAAAAIHAVEANHVSGVQELRVGLGLNTAPTRQTDIAPQSASKPDSTAAADFDANYSPTPTALWKPLTMQQVLAIVSPVIKR
- a CDS encoding metallophosphoesterase family protein; protein product: MRLAVLADVHGNAFALRAVLDGIRAASPDQVLNLGDTVWGCADPASAWALQQEFAPPSVRGNTDERVAGLRDGKETMRAWVRAGLPGDVPATLAALPTHLDTADGEVRVAHGSPRSPWEDLMLTETADGHTRPAHFRELRERLDGFRFDTGGRVCIVGHTHREMLTVVDGLTVVNAGPVSRQKDGLPLARWVQLTRRGGDWDVQFRRVPYDTQAAATWARAHGPAKHGEHEARWLTTGREP
- a CDS encoding DEAD/DEAH box RNA helicase, whose amino-acid sequence is MNFDQLIAPELAARLAERGITEASPIQAESLPLTLAGKDMIGRARTGTGKTLAFALPILSKLETSRERARLPRAIVVAPTRELAKQVADEFSKSGAHLTTVTVYGGASYGPQENALRRGVDIVVGTPGRLIDHLERGNLDLSAVEFAVLDEADEMLSVGFADAIETILKSTPDTRQTMLFSATLTNDINRLSRKYLNDPVLVDMVGEGKSQAAQTVEHLKVKVGRTRTRVLADLLTVYNPEKAIVFTRTKREADELANELIHRGIESEALHGDLAQSQRERALGAFRSGRAGVLVATDVAARGLDIPEVDLVVQYHLPQDPESYVHRSGRTGRAGRTGTAIIMYGDREGREVAGLERITGVRFIERPLPTPKEVAQASARASADMVRKVDESAAANFQAEAERLFSELGLEALSRALAKISGVTEPVKAASLLSGEEGLTTIILHAERMSVARAVAVLARNGDLDTRRLGKVRQWRGGAVADVPSEFVEKLMAASPLEGEVQVEIAQELPELFEQPTRERRDQGGYQGGRGYRGDRDESGYRGRGNGGGGYGNRGGGYQGQSGGDRGGFQGGNRGGQGQGRWSRDRDDRAPRREDFADREFVPAGR